One window of Rhabdothermincola sediminis genomic DNA carries:
- the thiC gene encoding phosphomethylpyrimidine synthase ThiC, whose protein sequence is MTTTKTYLDGPGGIRVPQREITLSNGEVLHLYDTSGPGGDPTRGLPRLRDPWIRARGDVEEHPGARRPSLRDDGRAAARRGATATGQPWQGPPRPPLRAKPGRTVTQLHYARRGEITPEMAFVARREGLDPELVRDEIARGRAILPANLNHPESEPMAIGRSFLVKVNANIGNSAVASSIAEEVEKLAWATRWGADTVMDLSTGPDIHTTREWIIRNSPVPIGTVPIYQALEKVDGTPEELTWELFRDTVIEQAEQGVDYMTIHAGVRLRYVPLTARRVTGIVSRGGSIMAAWCLAHHTESFLYEHFDELCEIFAAYDVAFSLGDGLRPGSIADANDDAQLAELRTLGELTERAWCHDVQVMIEGPGHVPMHKIAENVDLQRDWCREAPFYTLGPLTTDIAPGYDHITSAIGAAMIAMHGTAMLCYVTPKEHLGLPDREDVKQGVIAYKIAAHAADLAKGHPGARAWDDALSRARFEFRWEDQFELALDPDTARAYHDETLPAEPAKTAHFCSMCGPKFCSMRITQDVRRYAEARGVPESQAIELGLREKAAELNERTAPRRP, encoded by the coding sequence ATGACCACCACCAAGACCTACCTGGACGGGCCGGGCGGGATTCGGGTTCCGCAGCGGGAGATCACCCTCAGCAACGGCGAGGTCCTCCACCTGTACGACACGTCTGGGCCAGGTGGCGACCCCACCCGCGGCCTGCCGCGCCTGCGCGACCCCTGGATCCGGGCCCGCGGCGACGTCGAGGAGCACCCCGGTGCCCGCCGGCCGTCCCTGCGCGACGACGGGCGGGCGGCCGCGCGCCGGGGCGCCACCGCCACCGGCCAGCCGTGGCAGGGCCCCCCGCGGCCGCCGCTGCGAGCCAAACCGGGCCGGACCGTCACCCAGCTGCACTACGCCCGCCGGGGGGAGATCACCCCGGAGATGGCCTTCGTGGCCCGGCGGGAGGGGCTCGACCCCGAGCTGGTGCGCGACGAGATCGCCCGGGGGCGGGCCATCCTGCCGGCGAACCTCAACCATCCCGAGAGCGAGCCCATGGCCATCGGCCGGTCGTTCCTGGTGAAGGTGAACGCCAACATCGGCAACAGCGCGGTGGCCAGCTCGATCGCCGAGGAGGTCGAGAAGCTGGCCTGGGCCACCCGCTGGGGAGCCGACACGGTGATGGACCTCAGCACCGGGCCGGACATCCACACCACTCGGGAATGGATCATCCGCAACAGCCCGGTGCCCATCGGCACGGTGCCCATCTACCAGGCCCTGGAGAAGGTCGACGGCACACCCGAGGAGCTCACCTGGGAGCTGTTCCGCGACACGGTGATCGAGCAAGCCGAGCAGGGGGTCGACTACATGACGATCCACGCCGGGGTACGGCTGCGCTACGTGCCGCTCACCGCCCGCCGGGTGACCGGCATCGTGAGCCGGGGCGGGTCGATCATGGCCGCCTGGTGCCTCGCACACCACACCGAGTCGTTCCTCTACGAGCACTTCGACGAGCTCTGCGAGATCTTCGCCGCCTACGACGTGGCGTTCAGCCTCGGTGACGGGCTGCGGCCCGGTTCGATCGCCGACGCCAACGACGACGCCCAGCTCGCCGAGCTGCGCACGCTCGGCGAGCTCACCGAGCGGGCCTGGTGCCACGACGTGCAGGTGATGATCGAGGGTCCCGGTCACGTACCCATGCACAAGATCGCCGAGAACGTCGACCTGCAGCGCGACTGGTGCCGGGAGGCGCCCTTCTACACCCTCGGCCCGCTCACCACGGACATCGCACCCGGCTACGACCACATCACCAGCGCGATCGGCGCGGCGATGATCGCCATGCACGGCACGGCCATGCTCTGCTACGTCACCCCGAAAGAGCACCTCGGCCTACCGGATCGCGAGGACGTGAAGCAGGGGGTGATCGCCTACAAGATCGCCGCCCACGCCGCGGATCTGGCCAAAGGCCACCCGGGTGCCCGGGCCTGGGACGACGCGCTCAGCCGTGCCCGGTTCGAGTTCCGCTGGGAGGACCAGTTCGAGCTCGCCCTGGACCCCGACACCGCTCGGGCGTACCACGACGAGACGCTCCCGGCGGAGCCGGCAAAGACCGCGCACTTCTGCTCGATGTGCGGCCCCAAGTTCTGCTCCATGCGCATCACGCAGGACGTCCGGCGCTACGCCGAGGCACGAGGGGTCCCCGAGTCGCAGGCGATCGAGCTCGGGTTGCGCGAGAAGGCGGCCGAGCTCAACGAGCGCACGGCACCGCGAAGGCCATGA
- the thiD gene encoding bifunctional hydroxymethylpyrimidine kinase/phosphomethylpyrimidine kinase — MSTPAVAMTIAGSDSGGGAGIQADLRTFAALGVFGTSAVTALTAQNTTEVRAVHPVPAEMVVAQIDAVLDDLDVRAVKTGMLAGAEIVDAVAALAAAGRLPNLVVDPVMVASSGARLLDPAAERRYLVGLFPHARVVTPNLWEAQMLLGREITTHAGQREAATALLTNGPEVVVVKGGHPVRGERGDLGEAVDVVATADGTIELRRPRIPTVNNHGSGCSFASAIAAHLALGHDVIEAIERAKDFVHRAVAGGARWVLGAGHGPLDHFGWELEEQE; from the coding sequence GTGAGCACCCCGGCGGTGGCGATGACGATCGCCGGGTCGGACTCGGGGGGCGGAGCCGGCATCCAGGCCGATCTCAGGACCTTCGCCGCGCTGGGGGTCTTCGGCACTTCAGCGGTGACCGCCCTGACCGCCCAGAACACGACCGAGGTGCGCGCCGTGCACCCCGTGCCCGCCGAGATGGTCGTGGCCCAGATCGACGCGGTGCTCGACGACCTGGACGTCCGGGCCGTCAAGACCGGAATGCTGGCCGGCGCGGAGATCGTCGACGCGGTGGCGGCGCTCGCGGCCGCGGGCCGGCTCCCGAACCTGGTCGTCGACCCGGTGATGGTGGCCTCCTCGGGCGCCCGCCTCCTCGATCCCGCTGCCGAGCGCCGCTACCTCGTGGGGCTCTTCCCCCACGCCCGGGTGGTCACCCCCAACCTGTGGGAGGCGCAGATGCTGCTCGGCCGGGAGATCACCACCCACGCCGGCCAGCGGGAGGCCGCGACGGCGCTGCTCACCAACGGGCCGGAGGTGGTGGTGGTCAAGGGCGGGCACCCGGTCCGCGGCGAGCGAGGGGACCTCGGCGAGGCCGTCGACGTCGTCGCCACCGCGGACGGCACGATCGAGCTTCGCCGCCCGCGGATCCCGACGGTGAACAACCACGGCAGCGGCTGCTCGTTCGCCTCCGCGATCGCCGCCCACCTCGCGCTGGGCCATGACGTCATCGAGGCCATAGAGCGCGCCAAGGACTTCGTCCACCGAGCCGTCGCCGGGGGCGCGCGCTGGGTGCTCGGTGCCGGTCACGGACCACTCGACCACTTCGGATGGGAACTGGAGGAGCAGGAATGA
- a CDS encoding thiamine phosphate synthase — protein sequence MSTLPRLLVLTDRTQTVGRPLVEVVRIAVHGGARAVVLREKDLPTSERAALAAALRPHVEVLLVASDPTLTFDGGPADGVHLAAADPTPQPAPALVGRSCHDAGELDGARRQGCHYVTVSPAFSSRSKPGYGPALGIDALRGLVATAGVPVFALGGVTPTNAAACLEAGAHGVAVMGEVMRAADPASTVAALGRAIAGAGGEP from the coding sequence GTGAGCACGCTCCCCCGCCTGCTGGTGCTCACCGACCGCACCCAGACCGTGGGGCGTCCACTGGTCGAGGTGGTGCGCATCGCGGTGCACGGCGGTGCCCGAGCCGTCGTGCTGCGGGAGAAGGACCTGCCGACCTCCGAGCGGGCCGCCCTCGCCGCCGCGTTGCGCCCCCACGTGGAGGTGCTGCTCGTGGCTTCCGATCCCACCCTGACCTTCGACGGTGGCCCCGCCGACGGTGTACACCTCGCCGCTGCCGACCCCACCCCGCAGCCGGCCCCGGCGCTGGTGGGTCGGTCCTGCCACGACGCCGGCGAGCTGGACGGCGCCCGCCGGCAGGGCTGCCACTACGTCACCGTGTCGCCCGCGTTCTCGTCGCGCTCGAAGCCGGGCTACGGGCCCGCGCTGGGCATCGACGCGCTGCGAGGGCTCGTGGCCACGGCTGGGGTGCCGGTGTTCGCGCTCGGTGGCGTCACGCCCACCAATGCGGCGGCCTGCCTCGAGGCCGGCGCCCACGGCGTGGCCGTGATGGGTGAGGTGATGCGCGCCGCTGACCCGGCGAGCACGGTCGCCGCGCTGGGGCGAGCGATCGCCGGCGCGGGGGGCGAGCCGTGA
- a CDS encoding thiazole synthase, which produces MSADRLSIAGEHLRSRLILGTGGAPNLEVLERAVRASGTELVTVALRRVDPAQPGGLLELVDRTGVRVLPNTAGCFTAAEAVLTARLARDAFETDWIKLEVIGDERTLLPDPVELLDAAEQLVDDGFVVLPYTNDDPVTATRLAEIGCAAVMPLGSPIGSGMGIRNPYNLAIIREQVPVPVILDAGIGTASDAARAMELGCDGVLLASAVTRARDPERMARAMRAAVEAGREAHLAGRIPRRLYAQASTPFDGIAELDPGETEVRR; this is translated from the coding sequence GTGAGCGCCGACCGGCTGAGCATCGCCGGTGAGCACCTGCGCTCCAGGCTGATCCTCGGCACCGGCGGCGCACCGAACCTGGAGGTGCTCGAGCGGGCCGTTCGGGCGTCGGGCACCGAGCTGGTGACCGTGGCACTGCGCCGGGTCGACCCCGCCCAGCCCGGCGGGCTGCTGGAGCTGGTCGATCGCACCGGGGTGCGGGTGCTCCCCAACACCGCCGGATGCTTCACCGCCGCCGAGGCCGTGCTCACCGCCAGGCTGGCCCGCGACGCGTTCGAGACCGACTGGATCAAGCTGGAGGTGATCGGCGACGAGCGCACCCTGCTGCCCGATCCGGTGGAGCTGCTCGACGCAGCCGAGCAGCTCGTCGACGACGGGTTCGTGGTGCTTCCCTACACCAACGACGATCCGGTCACCGCCACCCGCCTGGCGGAGATCGGCTGCGCGGCGGTCATGCCGCTCGGCTCGCCCATCGGCAGCGGCATGGGGATCCGCAACCCCTACAACCTCGCCATCATCCGGGAGCAGGTGCCGGTGCCGGTGATTCTCGATGCCGGCATCGGGACCGCATCCGACGCGGCCCGGGCAATGGAGCTGGGCTGTGACGGCGTGCTGCTCGCGTCCGCGGTCACCCGGGCCCGCGACCCCGAGCGGATGGCCCGAGCCATGCGGGCCGCGGTGGAGGCCGGTCGCGAAGCGCACCTCGCCGGTCGCATCCCCCGCCGGCTCTACGCCCAGGCCTCCACCCCGTTCGACGGCATCGCCGAGCTCGACCCCGGCGAGACGGAGGTGCGCAGGTGA
- the thiS gene encoding sulfur carrier protein ThiS, with product MIVLNGEPCPLEPATTVAALVERLGAGTRGVAVAVNGELVPRSRWADQPLRDGDRIEILRAAQGG from the coding sequence GTGATCGTGCTCAACGGGGAACCGTGCCCGCTCGAACCGGCCACGACGGTGGCCGCGCTCGTCGAACGCCTCGGCGCAGGCACCCGAGGCGTGGCGGTGGCCGTGAACGGTGAGCTCGTGCCCCGAAGTCGGTGGGCGGATCAGCCCCTGCGCGACGGCGACCGCATCGAGATCCTCCGGGCGGCCCAAGGTGGCTGA
- the thiO gene encoding glycine oxidase ThiO → MTDRAVVAGGGIVGLSIAWRLARAGLAVSVIDPAPASSASHAAAGMLCPVAEARYGEEAQVALHLAAYDRWPGFAAELEAATGAEVGLRHNGTIAVALDADDLRALDATRRFQEELGLEVQRLRSGECRALEPMLSPRVRGGVRVDRESSVDPRRVCAALIGAARAAGVELVEQQMAQVLTGGGRVRGVALKGGDVVTGDHVVLALGPWSAAVVGVPAEAAPPVRPVKGQILRLRFDPAAPPLTRNVHGLVHGWSVYLVPRIDGELVVGATVEEKGFDTTVTAGGVRELLDAAVELVPAVAELEQVEALARLRPASEDHSPVIGPTGVEGLVLATGHHRNGVLLAPITADAVAGLLVDGKLPPEVAPFTIERFRR, encoded by the coding sequence GTGACCGACCGCGCAGTGGTCGCGGGCGGCGGGATCGTCGGGCTGTCGATCGCCTGGCGCCTGGCCCGAGCAGGACTCGCGGTCAGCGTCATCGACCCGGCACCCGCCAGCTCGGCGTCGCACGCCGCCGCCGGGATGCTCTGCCCGGTTGCCGAGGCCCGCTACGGGGAGGAGGCGCAGGTCGCGCTGCACCTCGCCGCCTACGACCGGTGGCCGGGCTTCGCGGCGGAGCTGGAGGCGGCGACCGGCGCCGAGGTCGGGCTCCGCCACAACGGCACCATCGCGGTGGCCCTCGATGCCGACGACCTGCGGGCCCTCGACGCCACCCGTCGCTTCCAGGAGGAGCTCGGCCTCGAGGTGCAGCGGCTGCGCAGCGGCGAGTGCCGCGCCCTGGAGCCCATGCTCTCGCCTCGGGTGCGCGGCGGTGTGCGCGTCGATCGGGAGTCGTCGGTCGATCCCCGCCGGGTGTGCGCCGCGCTGATCGGCGCGGCCCGGGCCGCGGGCGTAGAGCTGGTGGAGCAGCAGATGGCACAGGTACTGACGGGCGGCGGGAGGGTGCGAGGGGTGGCACTCAAAGGCGGCGACGTCGTGACCGGCGATCACGTGGTGCTGGCGCTCGGCCCGTGGAGCGCCGCGGTGGTCGGCGTACCCGCCGAGGCGGCACCACCGGTGCGCCCGGTCAAAGGCCAGATCCTGCGGCTGCGCTTCGACCCGGCGGCGCCGCCCCTCACCCGCAACGTGCACGGTCTGGTGCACGGCTGGTCCGTCTACCTCGTGCCGCGCATCGACGGGGAGCTGGTGGTCGGGGCCACGGTCGAGGAGAAGGGCTTCGACACCACCGTCACCGCCGGTGGGGTGCGCGAGCTGCTGGACGCGGCGGTCGAGCTGGTGCCGGCGGTGGCCGAGCTCGAGCAGGTCGAAGCCCTCGCCCGCCTCCGGCCGGCGAGCGAGGACCACTCGCCGGTGATCGGGCCGACCGGCGTCGAGGGGCTGGTGCTGGCCACCGGCCACCACCGCAACGGCGTGTTGCTGGCCCCGATCACCGCCGACGCGGTCGCCGGCCTGCTCGTCGACGGCAAGCTCCCACCTGAGGTCGCGCCCTTCACGATCGAGAGGTTCCGGCGGTGA
- the thiE gene encoding thiamine phosphate synthase, whose product MAELGRLHVITDRLPIAAAALDAGAPVIQVRAKDATDAEVLDLTCRVLELAAPHGATVVVDDRLDVALAAGAHGVHVGEHDLPVGAARQVAADPAFVVGGTARDPLTARAYQIAGATYLGVGPCYATSSKVGLPEPEGAERVRAVAAAVSIPVIAIAGVTAARIPELLEAGAHGVAVIGAIRDADDPRAATRELLAALEAVQP is encoded by the coding sequence TTGGCCGAGCTGGGTCGCCTGCACGTCATCACCGATCGGCTGCCGATCGCGGCCGCGGCGCTGGATGCCGGTGCACCGGTCATCCAGGTCCGGGCCAAGGACGCCACCGACGCCGAGGTCCTCGACCTCACCTGCCGGGTGCTCGAGCTGGCCGCGCCCCACGGCGCCACGGTGGTGGTGGACGACCGGCTCGACGTCGCGCTGGCCGCGGGCGCGCACGGCGTGCACGTCGGCGAGCACGACCTGCCGGTCGGTGCCGCTCGGCAGGTAGCCGCCGACCCCGCGTTCGTGGTCGGCGGCACCGCCCGCGACCCGCTGACCGCCCGGGCGTACCAGATCGCCGGCGCCACCTACCTCGGTGTCGGCCCCTGCTACGCCACGTCGTCGAAGGTGGGGCTGCCCGAGCCCGAAGGGGCCGAGCGGGTGCGCGCCGTCGCCGCCGCGGTGTCGATCCCGGTGATCGCCATCGCCGGGGTGACCGCGGCCCGGATCCCCGAGCTGCTCGAGGCGGGCGCACACGGGGTGGCGGTCATCGGCGCGATCCGTGACGCGGACGACCCCAGGGCCGCGACCCGCGAGCTGCTCGCAGCGCTGGAGGCGGTGCAGCCGTGA
- a CDS encoding helix-turn-helix transcriptional regulator: MAAPLLGYRDQAHLTRGFTAAIGIPPARYARLARRRPTGAVE, encoded by the coding sequence ATGGCAGCTCCCCTGCTCGGCTACCGCGACCAGGCGCACCTCACCCGGGGCTTTACCGCGGCCATCGGCATCCCCCCGGCGCGCTACGCCCGGCTCGCTCGCAGACGGCCCACCGGGGCCGTAGAGTGA
- a CDS encoding TIGR03086 family metal-binding protein — MSTTSIVDRHRRLADAFAAKIAAVPPDRWEAPTPCEGWTVRHLVGHVVQTHELFSGFVGRTLGDIPSVDEDPAGAFDAARAVVLDSLRDPQLASSEYRGLFGRTTFAEGVDFFVCFDLVIHGWDLARAVGLDERIDPGEVERVFEQARAFGDAARAPGAFGPALEPPPGADDQTRLLGFLGRSV, encoded by the coding sequence ATGAGTACGACGAGCATCGTCGATCGCCACCGACGTCTCGCCGACGCCTTCGCAGCGAAGATCGCGGCCGTGCCCCCTGACCGGTGGGAGGCGCCCACGCCGTGTGAGGGATGGACGGTTCGGCACCTCGTGGGCCATGTCGTGCAGACCCACGAGCTGTTCTCGGGGTTCGTCGGTCGCACCCTGGGCGACATCCCGTCCGTGGACGAGGATCCGGCGGGGGCCTTCGACGCCGCCCGGGCGGTGGTGCTCGACAGCCTGCGCGATCCGCAACTGGCCAGCAGCGAGTACCGGGGGCTGTTCGGTCGGACGACCTTCGCCGAGGGCGTCGACTTCTTCGTGTGCTTCGATCTCGTGATCCACGGTTGGGATCTGGCCCGTGCCGTGGGCCTCGACGAGCGCATCGACCCGGGCGAGGTGGAGCGCGTCTTCGAGCAGGCGAGGGCGTTCGGGGACGCGGCGCGGGCACCGGGCGCGTTCGGACCGGCGCTCGAACCCCCGCCCGGCGCGGACGACCAGACCCGGCTGCTGGGCTTCCTCGGCCGCTCGGTGTGA